A genomic segment from Colletotrichum higginsianum IMI 349063 chromosome 5, whole genome shotgun sequence encodes:
- a CDS encoding Glycine dehydrogenase, with the protein MASLRLPLPRQLRLVAPRSRVLARQTPLASWVCNSCASNSAVTSRVPRVRTFSAITSLQNATSARIPSVDASLEPLQRPESFIPRHIGPDVHDAEAMLKALDPPANSIDEFIAQVLPADILSERKTFAWDTEGPTDESKILARATAWAKANEAAPLPLIGAGYNPSVTPRVIQTNVLESPAWYTSYTPYQPEISQGRLESLLNYQTMVCDLTGLPISNASLLDEGTAAAEAMTLSMNALSASRAKRPGKTFVVSHLVHPQSISVLKSRAQGFGIKVETLDVSTAETQEKIKALGQDLVGVMIQYPDTRGKVEDFRGLSELVHEQGALLSAATDLLALTVLTPPGEWGADIAFGSAQRFGVPLGFGGPHAAFFAVKEAHKRRIPGRLVGVSKDRSGRRALRLALQTREQHIRREKATSNVCTAQALLANMAALFAVYHGPEGLKEIASRLVRLARGVQAVAEAAGLETEQSGASPDGKVLFDTVVIKAGDRAQNILAEAKKAGLGFRDYGNGDIGISVNETVNEEVFHTIATVLGKATGAQTAEVASKAYGALTQDIAELLPESLRRQSAYLTHPVFNTHRSETEILRYIHHLQSKDLSLVHSMIPLGSCTMKLNSATEMALISLPGFSTIHPHTPMSELKGYTALIDSLSEQLKGITAMDAVSLQPNSGAQGEFAGLRVIRKYLEQQPGKKRDICLIPVSAHGTNPASAAMAGMRVVPIKCDQKTGNLDIEDLEAKCKKHADELGAFMVTYPSTYGVFEPSVKKACDLVHQYGGQVYMDGANMNAQIGICSPGEIGADVCHLNLHKTFCIPHGGGGPGVGPICVKEHLGPYLPGRSPEAGEAMVASAPYGSAGILPISWAYNALMGNDGLRLATKAAILNANYILARLKPHYKILYTNENGRCAHEFILDARPFSATAGIEAIDIAKRLQDYGFHAPTMSWPVSNTLMIEPTESESKEELDRFIDTLISIRQEIREVEEGKQPREGNVLKMAPHPQMDVILGDGEGKWDRPYTREKAVYPLPHLKEKKFWPSVGRIDDTYGDLNLFCTCPPVVDTTQE; encoded by the exons ATGGCATCATTGAGAttgcccctcccccgccagcTTCGGCTGGTAgctccgaggtcgagggTTCTCGCCCGGCAGACGCCGTTGGCCTCGTGGGTTTGCAACTCATGCGCCTCCAACTCGGCCGTGACCTCTCGGGTCCCCCGTGTGAGGaccttcagcgccatcacATCCCTCCAGAACGCCACGAGCGCGAGGATCCCCTCGGTTGACGCCTCCCTTGAACCGCTCCAGAGGCCCGAGTCGTTCATCCCCCGCCACATCGGCCCTGACGTCCAtgacgccgaggccatgcTCAAGGCGCTTGACCCTCCCGCCAACTCCATTGATGAGTTTATTGCCCAGGTTCTTCCCGCGGATATCCTCTCCGAGAGGAAGACCTTCGCCTGGGACACCGAGGGCCCGACGGATGAGAGCAAGATCCTGGCGCGGGCCACCGCCTGGGCCAAGGCTAACGAGGCCGCTCCCTTGCCTTTGATCGGCGCTGGATACAACCCCAGTGTCACGCCCCGTGTTATTCAGACCAACGTCCTGGAAAGCCCGGCTTGGTACACCAGCTACACCCCTTACCAGCCGGAAATCAGCCAGGGACGTCTCGAGTCGCTCCTCAACTACCAGACCATGGTCTGCGACCTGACCGGTCTCCCCATCTCCAATGCCAGTCTCCTGGACGAggggacggcggccgccgaggccatgacCTTGTCGATGAACGCTCTATCTGCCTCCCGTGCCAAGAGGCCCGGCAAGACCTTTGTTGTCTCCCACCTCGTTCACCCCCAGTCCATTTCCGTTCTCAAGAGCAGAGCCCAGGGATTCGGCATCAAGGTCGAGACCCTCGATGTCAGCACCGCCGAGACCCAGGAGAAGATCAAGGCCCTGGGACAGGACTTGGTCGGTGTCATGATCCAGTACCCCGACACCAGGGGCAAGGTTGAGGACTTCCGGGGCCTTTCCGAGCTCGTTCACGAGCAGGGTGCCCTGCTCAGCGCCGCGACCGACCTTCTGGCCCTGACGGTCCTTACGCCTCCTGGCGAGTGGGGTGCCGACATTGCTTTTGGAAGCGCCCAGCGCTTCGGTGTGcccctcggcttcggcggaccccacgccgccttcttcgccgtcaaggaggcccACAAGCGCCGCATCCCCGGCCGCTTGGTTGGTGTCTCCAAGGACCGCAGCGGCCGCCGGGCCCTGAGATTGGCTCTGCAGACCCGCGAGCAGCACATCCGCCGTGAGAAGGCCACCAGCAACGTCTGCACCGCACAGGCTCTTCTGGCCAACATGGCTGCGCTGTTCGCCGTCTACCACGGCCCCGAGGGGCTCAAGGAGATCGCCTCGAGACTGGTCCGGCTTGCTCGcggcgtccaggccgtcgccgaggccgccggcctggagACTGAGCAGAGCGGTGCCAgccccgacggcaaggttTTGTTCGACACTGTCGTGATCAAGGCTGGCGATCGCGCCCAGAACATCTTGGCCGAGGCTAAGAAGGCTGGTCTGGGCTTCCGCGACTATGGAAACGGTGATATTGGCATCAGTGTTAACGAGACGGTCAACGAGGAAGTCTTCCACACCATCGCCACCGTCCTCGGCAAAGCCACCGGCGCCCAGACCGCCGAGGTCGCGAGCAAGGCCTACGGCGCCCTCACCCAGGACATTGCGGAACTGCTGCCCGAGTCTCTCCGTCGCCAGTCTGCCTACCTCACCCACCCCGTCTTCAACACCCACCGCAGTGAGACGGAGATCCTCCGCTACATCCATCACCTCCAGTCCAAGGACCTGTCCCTCGTCCACTCCATGATCCCTCTCGGATCCTGCACCATGAAGCTGAACAGCGCGACCGAGATGGCGCTCATCTCCCTCCCCGGCTTCTCCACGATCCACCCCCACACGCCCATGAGCGAGCTCAAGGGCTACACGGCCCTGATCGACAGCCTGTCGGAGCAGCTCAAGGGCATCACCGCCATGGACGCCGTCTCCCTGCAGCCCAACTCGGGCGCCCAGGGCGAGTTCGCCGGCCTGCGCGTCATCCGCAAGTacctcgagcagcagccgggCAAGAAGCGTGACATCTGCCTGATCCCGGTCTCGGCCCACGGCACCAACCctgcctcggccgccatggccggcaTGCGCGTCGTCCCCATCAAGTGCGACCAGAAGACGGGTAACCTGGACATTGAGGACCTGGAAGCCAAGTGCAAGAagcacgccgacgagctcggtgCCTTCATGGTCACGTACCCCAGCACCTACGGAGTCTTCGAGCCCAGTGTCAAGAAGGCCTGCGACCTCGTTCACCAATACGGTGGTCAGGTGTACATGGACGGCGCCAACATGAACGCCCAGATCGGCATCTGCTCGCCTGGCGAGATCGGGGCCGACGTCTGCCATCTCAACCTCCACAAGACCTTCTGCATCCctcacggcggcggcggtcccgGTGTTGGACCCATCTGCGTCAAGGAGCACCTCGGCCCTTACCTGCCCGGCCGCTCGCCCGAGGCCGGGGAGGCCATGGTGGCCAGCGCGCCGTACGGCAGCGCCGGCATTCTGCCCATCAGCTGGGCGTACAACGCGCTCATGGGCAACGACGGCCTGCGCCTCGCGACCAAGGCGGCCATCCTCAACGCCAACTACATCCTCGCGCGCCTCAAGCCGCACTACAAGATCCTCTACACCAACGAGAACGGCCGGTGCGCGCACGAGTTCATCCTCGACGCGCGGCCGTTCAGCGCGACGGCGGGCATCGAGGCGATCGATATCGCCAAGCGCCTCCAGGACTACGGCTTCCAcgcgccgacgatgagctgGCCCGTGAGCAACACGCTCATGATTGAGCCGACGGAGAGCGAGAGcaaggaggagctcgaccgCTTCATCGACACGCTCATCAGCATCCGTCAGGAGAtccgcgaggtcgaggagggcaagcAGCCCCGAGAGGGCAACGTCCTCAAAATGGCGCCTCACCCGCAGATGGACGTCAtcctgggcgacggcgagggcaaaTGGGACCGCCCTTACACCCGCGAGAAGGCGGTGTACCCGCTGCCGCAcctgaaggagaagaagttcTGGCCCAGCGTGGGTCGCATCGACGACA CATACGGTGACCTGAACCTCTTCTGCACGTGCCCTCCCGTTGTGGACACGACGCAAGAGTAA